Part of the Besnoitia besnoiti strain Bb-Ger1 chromosome Unknown contig00015, whole genome shotgun sequence genome is shown below.
CAAGCTCGCAAAGGATGCATGGGTGGGTGAGGGCCTTTTTAACAACGAGCAGCGAGAGCAACGGGCTCTCGACACCTGGCGCACCTGACTCTGAAGCCTAGGCCCTCAACCTTGTCCAAATTTATTCGCAGCAGACTCGTGGGGCTCTCCTGAGCCATCAGAGACGCAACTTAGCCGCACCTGCACCCTAATCTCAAGCTAGGAGTTGAAAGGGACGCAGCGCTGCTTCGTGAATAGGAAACGCTTTTCGAGCGGAGCTACGCTGTGTGCATGCCCTGGATCGGATGCCGCTTAGAAATAGAGAAGACGACCACAGTTTGCCGTAGTTCTCGAATCTCTCCGGTCTGACTCGAAAGCACCGTAACGTTTGCGTCCGCAGGAAAGGCTGCTGTGCGGTAAATCTGTTTGCATCCACTCTCCGGCGTCCGGACTGCCTAAAAGAAGAGCGGCCCCTTCCCTGCAGTGCTCGAGACGAGCCACCGCTGTTGGTGACAGCGTGCGTGATACATTCGAACTTTTCAGAAATCTCTAgtcgtatgtatgtatgtttaAATAGCTATCTATTTAAATACATACAAATTTACCAGGTAGAGAAAGGGTCGCTGTAGCAGGGgactcgcaggcgcccaAAAGCACTCCCTCCGTCTCTCACTCGCTCTAACATAtgtacctatatatatatatatatatatatatatatacagcaTTTATATTTGTAattatataaatatatgcgTGAGAAGATGAGTGCGGCGCTTTCAGTTGGTTGAAAAAGAGTTTTGCGGCAGtggccgccggcgaagcccGAGCGCACATGTTTGCGTTCGCGTTCAGACAGCAGGAGACGTGCAGATGTCTGCGGTGCAAACTGCCGCCTATCGACCCCTCCTCTGCCaccctgccccccccctctcccccaccacaaatacatatatatacacatatatatatatatatatatatatatatatatatatatacatgcataacTGTCGCTAGGGCGTACAAATTCGTGCGCAACCTTGCAAACGCATACAAACGTAAATTATCGTGTATACCTGGGGATGCAATTGCGGAAAAAGGCCCCGCCGCGCGTTTGCATTTCAGGCTGGACGCGTGAAGGACGGATGACGCATGACGGAAACGCCACCTCGACTCGACTACCTGGagaggcaggccgcgcgccaaCAGCTTGAAAGCCTCTGCTCTTCACTTTGTCGtcttcctgtctcctcgtagcatacacatgtatacatatatacatatatatatatatatataaattcATCAATATATCCATttatgcatacatatatatcccTCGTCGTGGTGTGTCTGTTCCCGCGTCGCGCCCCATTCCCCAGTTCGTGGTGGAATCGGAATGCGCTCTTTTGCTTCGCAGCCGTTGGGCAGCGTGGGCGGGCAGGCGgacgggagggggggggggccgagggggggggagaggttCCTCTGCGGAAGACTTTGTGCCTGTATCGCTCGGGCCTGGCCCGCTGCCACGAGTCCGCGTCGCACGGCTCCTCACATCTCATCTGCGCAGGCCATCGCCGCAGCGTTTCAGCTTTCGGGCTGCTGCGTCACCATCCGGCGCCCTGGTCGACGAACAGGTGCTCAGAGGGCTGCCAGACCTGCACGCGGTTGTCCCAGGCAACACTGGCGCCTAGCAGCGCACCGACGCGGCCCTTCTCAGCCGGTTCGCTGCGCCGACCGCCctgcgctcctccgccggcgccagcggacgcggcctcggcgcacCAGGCGAAGTCGCTGACGCCTGCCGCGTGTCCTGCGTGAACAAAAGCCGCCTGTCGAGACGCCGccccagcggcagccgcagccgaggcctcgccttcgcccaTCTCGAcgtcttcgtttttttctctgcgcagccgcgcggcggagactgccgcccccgcggccCGCTCGCTCAAGTCCCACAGGacgacgtcgccgccggcagaggccgcggcgaggagcgaggacgcgctcggcgcgaaCTGGAGCGCTGTGACCTCTTCGGAGTCGtggaaaagagagaggaacggccgcgcgagaagccgcaagtcgaagagagacaccgcgccgcgcgctgagCCCACAGCCACGACGTGCTCGCTGTGCCGGTTGAAGCTGAGCGAGTTCagggccgcgggcgccgcggctgctgagaCGCCCGGAGAGGAGACCGGAGGATAGACGCGCTGTTTCGCGGGTAGAGGCACGCcagccgaagacgaagagagctgCAGGAGAGAGCTGTCggacgcgagagacgaagccGAGACAGAGGACTTtaccgcagaggccgccgacaCAGAGAGCGCCTCACCGTGCGCCTGGCGCATGTCAAACACGCGCAGAGCTCCGTCTTCGCCGGCTGTTCCAACGACGACGGGGTACCGCGGATGCACCTGGATGTCGttcagagagagcgaagaggaagaggcggaagaagagagagagacgcacgccaGCGGACTGATTTCTGGCGTTCCCTCCGCAATCGTGACGTTGCCGCCATACACAGTTTTCCTCAcgtgcgcgaggccgctAGTAGACAAAGAGTCGCGCGACTTTGGCATGTGCTGCGCGCCCGTCTTCCGCAAGTCCCACAGGCACACCAACCCGGTGTCTGTACAGCTGAAAAGAAATCCTGCGTTCTCGCCGCCAGGcatccacgccgccgcctgcagcttgGCGAGTTCGGACGACGACcccggcggagagagaagcaacTGCGGCTTCGCAATGACTTGGTCCGCAGCTGGAGGAAAACGCAGCGAAAAACCAAACGCGCAGCGTCCTAAGCCTCGAGCTAACCGCGCTCCCCGCCTACGTGAACCGGGCACTCTCACGCGCGTACAGGTCAGCAACGGTGAGTACAGAACACCGCGCGGCTACAGTCTCCACagatgtatgtatatatatatatatatatatacatgatCAGAAAGAAGATTGACAGGTGAGGCAGGTTTAGAAACTCCGGCTTTGCGTCGCCACGCAGACCGTCAATGCGGACTCGCAACACACATCCCCCTTTACACGCACATATACAGCCAACAGCCAGGTCACGCTCCATACAGACAagccctgcgcgcctctccgcatcAGAAAGCCTGGCTTATCCATGTAGGTAaagaatatatatatatatatatataaatgtatattcTTATATGCGTACAGATATACATACCCACATGTAGATGAACGTGAATATGAGCGGAGCAGTGCAAATGACTCACCAGGGAACGAAGGGTGCCTGGAGAAGTTCCAGTACATGCCGAGGCCCTCTTCGTTGATGGTGACGATGTTGAAGGCGTTCTGAGGCATGTGCTTGGCGCGAATCAAGTCGCCAGGGTGCAGGatccgcgccttcgtctcgagGGAGGGGACGTGCTGCGCggccagcgaggcgctcgcggccgcggctgtgGCGTTCCCTGGGCCTCCAGGCAGCCCTGCACTCGCCAGGATAGACttggctcgcgcgcgaggcggaatAAAACCTAAAGGCGTAGAGGAATCGAGGCACCACCGAACGTGTGAAGGAAATGAGACACTGGTCGGGTGCGGAGAGAGTGGCGGCGTCGAAACCTCGCGGGGCAGCGAGAACAAACGAGGCACGCCGATCTGCAAGAAGGAGACAAAAGAGGTGCGCCGCCCACGCGTCGGGAGAAGGTCTGCCACGCTGTGCAGCGGAGCTCGCGCCAAGCGGAGGCACGGGCTCACCAGAGTAGGATTCGCATTTGAGAGGGTCTTCCtcgagcgacggcgcaggccaCCGCAGTTCGGCGATGGTCAAAAagttcttttcttctccatTCGTGCAGGTGCCAAGAAGCAGCCGATGCGAGACGTACGCGTCGCCGGTGGAgactgcagacgctgcagagccCCGGCCGCTCACCCCGCCTGCaaaggacgacgacgacgggggCGTGAGGAATTCGACCTGAAAACACGAGGGAGTGGACCCGCATGCGAGCGACATGAAGCAATTTACGAGACACGAAACAGAAAACACCGGGGGCCTGACAGCAAACGCGAGAAGACTCGGGAGACACTTTGCAGACGCCaaacgacggcgagaaaagggggagggggggaggggcgtcGCAAGAACGGCAGAGACACCCCACACGCAAAGAAACAGAAGAACGCCGACTGGAAAGAAGTGCGCGATCGTCAAGCACCActgagaaagagaaagaacgGCACGTGAAGACTGAAGGCCCGGTCGTAAATGCCTCCGTGGAGGCCCCGATagaagcagaaaaacacAAGAAacagagggagggagggtgTAGAAAAGAGGACAGGGACAGAGGAGCTCGAGAAGGGTGTTGACAGAAAAGCAGCACAGAAATGACTCGGCTTGGGtttttccttcctcctccatcGGCACCCTCGCGATTCTGCTTCGGCTTACCGTCATCGAAGGCCACTCCATTTTGTGACTGAGCACTGCCCCGTAGTGGAGAGCGGCGTTTTTACGCCAGATCATGTGACGCTCTTCTAAGCTGTATGCACACCCGTTGACCGCTGGAGTTGGGCCTCCACTGTCGGTGGgtgaggaagacggcgaggaagacgcgcgtggcgacagacacgccgcagacaagagagaggacggaAGAGAGCCATTCTTATGTTGACAGGAGGTAGAAGAGGGCGGGAGACGCGGGTCGAGTGAGGCGGAGCAGAAATTGACCGAGGAGAACTCTGGCGAAACACGACACTCAGGAcaagatgaagaggaggaagcggcggagtcgTCGAGAGGCtcgacgtcgtcgtcgaAGAGCGGCATtgtgcgcgcgcggaagagaagGGCGGGAAAAGCGCAGCAGAAAGCCTACCTTGAGGTTTCTTCTGGGGTCAACTATCACAGGGGCgccacccgccgccgcatctTCCTCCGGCTTCGCGAGCTTCGAATGAGACAGTCAAGCCAAGCGGCAGCCAACAGGAGAGCGCGTCCtggtgctgcagcaggagggGCATATATCCAGCAGGATCAATGACAGAGACAAGGTTTCGAGTTGGTTGACGCCAAATGCGCTGAAAGAGTGAAGACAGTTCAGACTGGCTGCGGAGGAGCGACGCCCCAGTGGGGACACCCACGGGAAAAGAGACACACCACACACAAGTTGAGAGTTGGATCGACTCCCAAAGAATGAACCAAATTATTCATCCTTCACTCGTGCTAAAGAACTCTCTCACCTTTGGCTTGACGGATGACTGTCGCCGTCACAGgccccttccgcgcgcgcgcgtggacaACCGGGCGCAGCCTGTCAGCCTCACGTAGAGGCTCAAAAGAACTCTACAAATCTTGTCAAGTCAAAGAAACGAACGCATACTGAAAACGAATTGCCCAGAtaagcgaagaagacgcagcggtGAGTCGAGCTCTGCGAATGACAGCGAAAGAGACGACAAAGTCGCCGAGCAAACCCACACCCCCCGTAGTGGCAGAGCGGCGTTCTTCACATTCGTGGCGTAGAATGAGAGCGAAACGCGTAAGTCCGCAACGCGTGGAGGGGAGCTCGGAAGGCATACGGATTCAGAAATCCATTCTGAAGAGAAGGAATAGCGGC
Proteins encoded:
- a CDS encoding WD domain, G-beta repeat-containing protein (encoded by transcript BESB_027820), which produces MPLFDDDVEPLDDSAASSSSSCPECRVSPEFSSVNFCSASLDPRLPPSSTSCQHKNGSLPSSLLSAACLSPRASSSPSSSPTDSGGPTPAVNGCAYSLEERHMIWRKNAALHYGAVLSHKMEWPSMTVEFLTPPSSSSFAGGVSGRGSAASAVSTGDAYVSHRLLLGTCTNGEEKNFLTIAELRWPAPSLEEDPLKCESYSGFIPPRARAKSILASAGLPGGPGNATAAAASASLAAQHVPSLETKARILHPGDLIRAKHMPQNAFNIVTINEEGLGMYWNFSRHPSFPAADQVIAKPQLLLSPPGSSSELAKLQAAAWMPGGENAGFLFSCTDTGLVCLWDLRKTGAQHMPKSRDSLSTSGLAHVRKTVYGGNVTIAEGTPEISPLACVSLSSSASSSSLSLNDIQVHPRYPVVVGTAGEDGALRVFDMRQAHGEALSVSAASAVKSSVSASSLASDSSLLQLSSSSAGVPLPAKQRVYPPVSSPGVSAAAAPAALNSLSFNRHSEHVVAVGSARGAVSLFDLRLLARPFLSLFHDSEEVTALQFAPSASSLLAAASAGGDVVLWDLSERAAGAAVSAARLRREKNEDVEMGEGEASAAAAAGAASRQAAFVHAGHAAGVSDFAWCAEAASAGAGGGAQGGRRSEPAEKGRVGALLGASVAWDNRVQVWQPSEHLFVDQGAGW